TTCAACGCTTAATTTGGTCATATTCATCTTTACTTGCACCATTATACTCCTCTTTAATAGACCTGAAATGAATGTTGACGGGACCTTGGGGATGGCACGTGACCTGCTTTGTGAGgggctctctctctctttcttctcctttaTTATCCTGCTTCTCCCACCATATAAAGCGACAAGCGACCCAGAAAGCCTTCGATatgcaagaaaagaaatctgttgccatcatcggcggtaCGTGATGTTCACATTCACCATCCCATTGATTATCTACTGAACAACCCTCAGCCGGCATATTCGGCCTTTCGTTGGCTGTTGCGCTGCGAGACAAAGGTGAGTCATTTCCTTAACTAGACGAATGGCCCTTCTTGGTTATTGTATTTACTTGCTATGCAGGCCACAAAGTTACTGTCTTTGACCGCGCGCAGTACGACGCGAATGGATACGACCCCGCTGCCGACGACGTCCAGGCCGCTTCTGTAGATCATAACAAGATAGTAGGTCTCTAATGCCACAGAAATATGAATAATCTCACTGAGCTAAATAACTAGTTTCGCGCCTCGTATGGAACAAAACTCCACTACCAGCgcctggcgatggagagCCGCGAGGCCTGGATGctcgaggatgagaaaaGAGGGTTCTCGGAGCAAGACGGCCGCTGGGATGATCGCAAGCTCTTCTCATCTAGCGGGATGCTGCGAGTCCAGCCGTCGGACGGTCTTGGTGCGCTGGAAAGGGAGACGTTGGCTAATATGGAGCGCGATGGTCTCCGGGACACACAGTTTGTCAAGAGTAACACTGAGGACCGCGATCGCGCCGCAAGGATTGGTTGGGAAGACAAGCTGCTCGACTTTGAGATTCCAGAGACTTCCCCTCCTGCTACTTACGAGGCAGTTCTTGATTCATTAGCTGGCTTTGTGAGGTGTAGCAATGCCTGCGCTTACTATCAAAGGTTGGCTGTCGACAAGGGGGTGGAATTCCATTTCGGCATTGAAGGCGCGGTTGAGGCCCTTGTGAAGTCGAAAcatggctctggctctgaaAGCATAAAGGTCACAGGGGTAAAGACAAAGGCCAGTAAAGCGTACAATGCagatgtggttgttgttgcgggtTAGTTGCAGCCCTGCAGTCATTCACACTTACTGATGACCTTAGCCGGGTCCTTCTCAACACAGATTCTTCCTGACTTGAGCTACCATTTGGAGTCCTCTGCAGGAAGCATTGCCGCCTTGAAGATCGACCCGGCCGACAAAGGCCTGTGGGACAAATACTCACCGGAGCGATTTCCCGTCATGACGTGGAAAAGCGTCCCCCGAGATAGGTCTGGGAAAGACACAGGCAGCATTTATGTTCTGCCGCGAACCCCAGAGGGCTTGGTAAAAATTGGCTATCGTGGAATCAAGGTATACACAGACAACATATCGTGCCATAACAAGCTAATCAAAGGTTATTCAGTTCACAAACTTCCAGTCCGCCCCTGCAAACACACCCTTTACACAGGACGGCCAGTGGTCAGTGCCGCTTCCACCAGAGGAGTGCTCTAAGCTTCACGAGTCTGCAATATACGCCATTAAGCAATTTGTCTCGATTTTCCTACCCGAATTCCACGGTGTCCCGTTCGATTTCACCAAGCTTTGCTGGTATACCGACTCCTTGGATAATTCTTTTGTGGTCAGTACGCGTAATCAGAATTGTGCCGTATATACTAAACAGCAAGTAGATCGATTACGTACCAGACTATGCAGACAACTCCGTTTTTGTTTGTACAGGAGGAAGCGGCCACGGCGCAAAGTTCCTCCCTATTCTTGGCCAGGTATTATCCACCTTTCTGCATACCGGCAGACTCTAATCCGGTCACAGCATGCGGCGGATATCCTTGAACATGGTGATAAGAGCACTTCATATATGCGCCCATTCTGGCGTTGGAGACCCGATGCCCCTCGACGGAATGGACTTGAGGAAGGACCGGATGGACCGCGAAATCTCAAACGGGGCTGATATAGTGGTCTTCTTACTAGAATTCAAAAGGGCTTCTATATCTTTTACAATGTAATGTCAGTCATTTCTATACACTTTGATGGTACTACTGACGTAGTCTAGATTGTATGCACTGTACTACCGCGCTGACCCCTCAAAACAAGAACCGCCAGCGCACCCCCCGCTACCAAGTAAACCGCCCCCGTAAACATCTGAACAGGGAAGTACGGCCCTTGGATGCTACTCGGATTCCTCAACTCCAACGCAATAACCTCCGCCACCGTCCCGGGCGGTACACAAACAAGCCAGAAGATCGCCAACGCACCACCCACCTCCTGCAACGCAACAAGCTCAGCCGCTATCGCCGGCGCAGCAGCCCAGATCGTCCCAGCTTCCATACCCGCTAGAATCGAGAACGCGAAGAGGGAACCCTTCTGCGTGGTGAGCGGCCAGAATACCATGCAAAACAAGCCGCACAGTGCAGTCGCTACCGCGGGGACACGGATGCGGCCGAATCGGTCACTCAACGCGCCGACTAGAGGCCGGCCGAGCGCTTGGCCGAGATTGAGTAGTGCACTGGCGAGACTCCCTGTATCGGAGGATAGCCCGATAGCTCTGGCGTAGCTAGCCAGACTAAACAGGAGTGATATATACCCGAGGACACTCAGGGACCCCCAagcaaggaagaggaggtatCTCGGTTCACGAAGGAGAGAGAGACGAATCTGGATGCGTTTCTTCCGCGAGACTTTCCGCTCGCGCACGAGCATCCCACAGACGAGATTCACAGCGAAGGAGACGATCCCGAGGACGCGAAACGCCCAGCGGAATCCCAGGGTCTGGATCATGCGGTTTGTTGCGAGGGAGTAGATGAGGCCTCCGGTTCCCGAGCCAGCCGCGACAATGCCGTTTGCGATGCCGCGGCGTTTGCTGAACCATTGGTTTGGGATGCCGAcggtggtgatgaagaggcaGGAcatgccgaagccgaagcagatgccctggctgaggaagagctgcCAGCTGGCTGTGacgaaggaggcggagaccatggaggcggttgagaggatgacgccgaggacgatgaagacgcgGGTGGGGATCCAtggggggagggaggtgaTTAGGGGGGCTATCAGGAGGGCGCAGGAGATGCTGAGGCCGCTGACGAGGGCGTAGACGATGGCTGGTGTGCCTGGGAATTGGTCGGAGGAGAGGTAGAAGGCCAGGATGACTCCGTAGGCCTGTAAGGTCAGCTTTGTACGTAGTAAAATGTGGGATATCTGGTGTATTACACTATTGATCCCCCAGGTATGAgcgttgatgaggaagatgcaCAGCACGCATATCCAGCCATAGCCGCCTTCAGGGAAGTCGTCGGCAGGTGCAATCTCCGATGAGCGAGCCTTTTCCACACGAGACCTAGACATTTTTCCATAGTTTCCGCGGACAACCAGTGCCTTGTGGCAGCGACAGGaagctataatttatataacaAGTGTCGGGGTTAGGGCCGGTCTCCGACAGATCCACCCCGATGCTGAGTCAACGctgtctctctctctctctctctctctttttaAGAACGCCACGCCGCGCTCCGACACTCTGTCGCAGTTTATCTCCGGCTCCGATGGTCGATCGCGATGTCTGATACTGCCTCCGCCTATGCCTGCGGGCCCTGTCGTGCTGCTAAGGTGGGCTGTGACAAGTCGCGGCCGCACTGCATGCGCTGTCTGCGCAGGGGCCTGGACTGCTGCTATGCGCCGAAACCGGCGTCGCTCTGTCGGAATTCCGGTCGTGCAACGTCTAATAGCAGTCGCAGTCTGTCTATCAACACTCAATCGCGTCTGGCATCTCACTCTCCAAGGACAAATAGTGAGAGCAAGTCACCTACAAGCTTGGTCCAGGTACAGGCCTCCGTAGTTACTAGTGACTCCACTGCAATAAGTGGATCATCATGCTAATTATGATAGAAACGGAACCGGGTTCCCAAGGCTTGTCTGCGCTGTCGCCAGTTGAAGATCAAATGTGACCGGCAGCAGCCATGCAGTCGCTGCATCAAGGCCAACGGCGGCCGCGACTGTCACTATCCAAGGCCTACGACTGAGCCAGATAAAGAGTTTGTTCCGCTTTGGAAGCAGACCTTTCACAGTGGGATCCACTGGTCAGGACTCGTTCAGAATGTATGTCCATCGCGGCTATATTGCTTCCGATACCTTGCGTTGTACTgattcctccagatccagagtctGTTGAAGCACCGTCGGTGGGCTGaaagccaggaacaggccgaCCAGCATGTAACATTCTCGTCTGTCGATAACATCTTTGGCAACATCGGTCCGCTGTCGAGTGCACCGCGGAGAACGCTGCTGTCCTACATACCCCCAAGGGATGTTGCCGAGTCATTCATCGCACAGTACCTGGACAGCGTTGAGCCGTATCACCAGATCCTGCATGTACCCACCTTCAAAGAGGAACTTGAAGTCTTCTGGAGCAAGCCCGGGACAGTTGGCGACGGATGGCTGGCGCAGCTATTTGCCATCCTTGCCCTGGGCTGCCAGCTACACTGCACACCTGCATCAACAAACAGCAACAAGGGCATCTCGCCAGACCGGCTGTTCGAAGGAGCCCAGGCGTGTCTGCAGCGAACGCCATTCATGATACGACCACAGCTGATGAGCATTCGAGCATTGTGCCTTTTTGTTATCTTCAAACAGACCAAAGTCATGATGACCTGCGTCGAATGCGACGCGCTCTGGCCTGCAACAGGCCTCATTGTCCGGCTTGCAGTATTACTAGGCCTTCACTCAACCGATTCAGCCCAGCATCCCCAGTTCGAGTCCAGCGAAACCACCATCCGGAATCGTCTCTGGGCGGCGGTCATATTGCTAGATCTGCGCCAGAGCCTCGCAGCCGGCATGCCCATAATCCCACCATCACGAGATCTCATCGCAGAGCCCTTATTCACAATACACCAGCAAACTCCTGCCCCTGGTACAGACCTTGTCTTCCCCCTCGTCCTCTACGACATCCTCCCCCAGAtcttccgcatcctcgaACTCGCCACCTCACCCCAGGTAACCCTCGCATACAGCCAAGTCGCCAGCTACGACCGCCAAATCCGCGCCCTGCTCAAATACCACGAATCCTCCTTCCTCACatatgaacatgaacatgaacatgaacatgagCAAGACGAACAAGTCGCCGTCAACGCCCGCTTCCAATGGACCATGACAAACGTCTTCTTCCGCcgcgtcctcctcgccctgcaCAGCCGTCTATATCAAGAACCAGACGCCCCAACCCGCTACCCAGTCTCATACTGGTCCTCGCTGGAATGCAGCATCGCCTTACTCTCCACGCAGCGCGAGCTATGGGacacatcctcctccccctccccctctgTTTCAGATTTAGAAGCAAAAACAGCCGCgttcctcgcccgcctcttcatccaggacttcttcctcgcggtAGTGACAATCTGCTTCCACCTGGTGCAGGAACAGGCCCCGCTTGTATCCGGGAATGGATTGTGGTGTCAGGGTCATGCGCGGCGGACGATATTGGAGCTGTTGCGCTCGTGTCGTGATATTTGGGGGGTGGAGAGGGGGGCGCCGGTTTGTCATGGGAGGTCGTTTCGGATGATTGATGGGATGGTGAGGTTTTTggaatctggatctgggTCGGGGTTGGGGTCGGGGTCAAGGGGGAGTGGAAGTGCAAGTGACGATtgggaggacgaggttggggtggaggtggtgagGTGTACGTGTGCTAAAGAGGGATGTGAAGTATTTTCTCTGGAGCAGTGGGTGGACGGGTTTGCTGGATATTAGAAGCGAGTTTATTGTCTTAGTCTCCTGGTATGGAAATGGGGGGATTATAATCATGATTTATGTCTATGTTTACTGGCTCCCTGAGCTGTCTAGTCACAGATGCTTGTCGCTCTGTCGGTTCATCGGAGTCGGTAGGAAATAATCACGTCCTGTCTCCCGTTTTATGAACTAAGATATATTcagtggatatatatatcggaGTCGTGGATCTGCAAGCTCTACGATAATGCCAGCAATCTTGCGGCATCAAAGCTTAGATAGCCCATCCCTCGTATATTGTGCCAGGAACGGGCGCGTGAGGCTTTCCCCGAATAGTGTGAGGCGAAAGTTAAATAGAAAGATCGTCAGATTAAAAATAAGCCACCATGCATCCCAGGTCGCAATCCTTCCGTGTAACAACGCGATCGGATTGATAATTTGATGGCGATAAAACATTACTGAATAAAATGCATAAGATTATTAAGATGATCCTGTATGTCAATGCTGAATCcttctggtcctggtcctgaATCCTTAATCTGAATCTGATGGTCAGATAGCGCTAACAAGCCCCAAGAACCCCCGGCGTTTGGGGGCCATTTTCCAGCCACTCAGCCTGCCCGCCTGCGCCGAGTCTCCACTGTCATTTCAGGGCAATTCTCGTTAGCAAATGCATTCCCAAGCCAAATGCAATCCAGTCCAACTCGGTTACTCGATCGAGGCTGAGCCTGACAGCCGCCCAGGTCGGTGGTCATTGCGCCCCCCCCCCTTTCTTCAGCACGATTCAGTTTCTTCACCTGCAGCACCGCAAATCCCAAGTCAAACACTCTCGCCGTTTATTTCGTTCTCATCtgattttatttattttttcaCCAAAATGAGCGACTTCGACACAAGCCCGCCCGTCGGCTTCTACCTGCGACACAACGGCACCTGCGCAGACAACCAGATCCAGTGCAGCTCCGAACCGCAATGGTCCGACTCCTACGGCGAGTGGTTCAACTGCTGTCCCGAGGGCACCTTCTGCGTCGACAACACCTGCTGCCCGAGCACCTCGGGGTGCAAGGAAGCCATCGAGAGCGACCCGCACTGCGCGAACAACCAGACGTGGGACCTGTATTCGCAGGGCGGCGGCTATTTCTGCTGCGAGCACGGCACGATCGGGTATGTGAATAGCGGGCTGATGGTGGGGAATTCGAAGGCGAGTGGTGTTGCTTGTGCCGAGCATTGGATGCAGGGGGATAATTACGATGTTCTGACTGCGGAGGCGAAGGGTTAGTCCTCTATCTCTATCTATTCAAGGATATGATATAAGGATGCAGCTAACGATATCAACAGGCACACCCACCCcatcatcaacgccgtccGCATCTGCATCAgcatcctcgtcaccaaCCGCAACAGAGACAGGCAGCACAGACTCCGGCTCCGACTCCTCCAAGCGCACCGCCATTATCGGCGGCGTCGTCGGCGGTGTCGTCGGTGGTCTTGCCGGAATCGCGCTCATAATCGCCCTGGTGTGGATGCTCAAGCGCCGCCGACGAAAACAGGCCCAGGGCGCGACTGCGCTCCCAGACGGCGCCGAGGGCAGCGTACCGGGGACTACAGTGCCGGCCAACGAGTACAAGGGGGCCTTTGGGGAGCTCCCTGATACCCATGTCCGGTCGGAGCTGTCTGGGTCTCCGAATGGGATGGCGCATGAATTGCCTGCTGAGACGAGTCGGTAGTGCTTAGTCTttcctttatttttttttttattttgttttttataCCCGCTGGCGCAGTCGTGGCCAGCCTAATTGTCTTTCTACTTTCTTGTACATGGCATTTGAATAGCGCTGCATTGGATCTATTACGATGTACTCTACCCTATGAAATGCATCCGAGCGTGGTTGGAGAGAATCAAACCTGAATCGTTAAACTCTTGTATTGGCAGTCACAGCATCAGCACGTCGTCTAAGCCGGTATTCAGGCTGGAGGCTTCGTACTCAATTAAATAAACAAGTCCCGGAACTGGGACGGATGCGATacttccaccaccagacaACCCATTATTGCGGATCTTATAATCTGGTATCGTTGTCCGAGTCGACCTCAGGTCTTCTTAGTTTCAGCTTCCTGGTCCCAGGAGACTTCTTCTATGATACAGAACAGCAGACTGGGCAGTGGAGTGGATTCACGATCTAAAATAACAACCATCTCCGGGTGAGCAACGCTACCTTCGTTATTGTTTCTTTACCTACGGAAGGCGCTGGATGGAGTCGTGGATCTAATCATTTCGGGCTTGAAGCTGTTTGAATTCCTCTATCGGGGTTCGTGTCGTATTCTAGTTAAAGCCGGGTGACGGATAACAAGGGCCTGTTAGATCTGGCAGAGTGGGAGAACAACCGCAAGGTGTAATTAATCTAAGATATCCATCTACCCAATTactaaagaatataaatcgATCAACCACCTACAAAACCCCTACTCACTCCCTCCTCGTAAACACCAACTGACACCCATCCTACAAGATCAGCACCAAATAACGCAACAtcagagaaagaaaagagaagagaagaaaacataccaTCGGAAACAACGTCGCAAACACCCTAATCTCCTCAGACCTCTCGGTAGGCACATGCTCCCAATCcaactccagcgccgccttGCCAATCATCCCCGCCATCGACAACGGCACATACCGTCTCGCCAGACAATCATGCGGGCCCGCCCCAAACACCAGCCAGTTCTTCGTCTGCTTCTCTGCATCTCCCGTAATCCAGCGGTCTGGGTCGAATACGTCCGGGTTGGGGTATGCCGCTGGGTCATGCAGGGCTGGATAACAAGATGGGATAATCATTGCTCCTTTGGGGACTGTATAACTCTGTGTAATGGGGAATGGTTTCGTTGCGAGATAAGGCACGAAGATAACAGGTGGTCTGTGTCGCAGGAGCTCCTTAATCACGGCGGCCGTGTAGGGCAGATTCTCGAGCATGGGGAGGTCAAAAGGTTTAAAGCGGTCTCCGTTTCTGGCGGCTAGGTTTTCGGCCCGCAGCTTGGTGAGGACGTCGGGTCGTTGGGCGAGGATCTGGAAAAGCCAGGTTGTTGCGCTGGAACTTGCGTCCTGGGacgcgaagaggaaggtgaaTAGGGTTTCGGAGATTTCGGTGTTCGTGAATTCGCGGATCAGGTTGGGTGGTTTGGGAATCTCTGTTTTGCCGTCACCGGCGGCTAGGGCTTCGTGGTATCTGGCTGACTCCATCATGTGTAAGACCCAGTGGTCGACGATGCAGGTTGGTTCAGCGCCGGTGGCCATGTTGGCTTTACAAGCGGCCGCAGCTTTTGCGAATTCGGCGTGGACGGCGTTGGCGGTGCGCTTTCCCAACCAGGGCTTTGTGTATGGGATGTAGATTGACAGCGGGACATTGACGAGCTCGAGCGCGGCAGTGGCGAGGTAGAAGTCGTCTGCGATTTTCTTGACGGCGTCTTGGGAGATGTACTCGCCGAAGAAGGTGCGGATGGAGAGGGCGCAGTTGATCTCGCGGAATAGGGTCATGAAGGCCATGGGGCGGAGACTGTTGGCAGCGCTGGCTGTGACAAACTTGTCAAAGTAGTGCGCCAGAACGCGTTCTTGGGCTGGGAGGTAGGTGGATATGGCTTTGTTGGTGAAGAGAGGGGCGAGCCCGCGCCGGTACTCGGTGTGCGCTTTGCCTTGGAGGAAGACCCAGGCCTTGTGGCCCAGGATCTCTTTGGCCATGGGCACGATGCAGGGTTCGGCGTATGTTGGGGATTTGAAGACTTTGTGGGCGAGGTCGCGGTCAGAGGCGAGCACGACGAACCTGCTGGTCAGTAACAGCAGTAACAGTTATGCAGAGGTTGGGACGTACTTGTGAAAGATTGATACACAACTGAGTGGTCCGCTTGCCCACTGCTCCAGGTAGGACTCGAACCTGGGATGCAGTGCCTGGATGAACGGGCCCATCAGAGGGATTTTGAATGCAGGTCCGGCAATGGAGCCTTTTCGCCAGATGTACATGACTGAGATGTTAGACGGGATCACTATATTTGGTGGGTATTACCTTGATCATAGACAACGACGCCGAGCAGGATTGTGACGACGTACTGCCACGCAGCCCAGCCGGTTCCTGCGTTTGTCATGGTGGGTTTCGACCATGACTCCGAGATATTATACATTGGAGAGTCCATGCTGGGTATAAGTCGTTATTCGTAGAGGTGGAAAGTCAGAGATGGGAGGTATTTATACCCTGACAATAGCTAGGGGTAACACATCAGACTGTTATTTAAACTACATAAGCATATTGCATGCTTACAATCAGTCAGTATAGGCATCCCGATTGGGACTAGTCTCCGATTGGGGCTCCCGTCTTGGCGCTTTCGGAGACTAGTCCCAACTGGGCTAGTGCAGGCACATCTCCGAATGAAGCCCGACTGATTTTCTGCTGACACTCAGTCCATAACCCGTTCGGTTGCCTGATCAATTGACCGTCATGCTGTTCTGCTACTGACGGTTCCATTCGAGACGTTTACTGTGGACAGTGGTTGAAGACTGCCAGTCCAGTCACTCCTGCTCCCCTGTAGGTTGAGTAAACAACCCTGGATTGGCCGTCTACTGGTATCTGCAATGCGCCCAACTCTTCGTCGCTCCTGTGCTGCCTGTGCCAAGTTCAAGCACAGCTGCGACCTCCGCACTCCgcgctgctctcgctgcaTCAAGCGCAACGTCCCGTGCGTCTACGCGAACCAGCCCTTGACTGCCCCGCCCGCCGCTCTCAACCAGGACGCCGGCTCGCTAGTTCCTGCGACTGGCTTGAGCGAGTATAGATTCGGGTCTCTGGATCCATTCGACTCGTATCCCCCGACCAGACTACCCCGGGAACATGTCCAGCGTCTCATATATAGCTGTATGTCGTCGTCTTCTATTTTATCTTctgtctttgtcttctgCTGATCGTAACAGT
This sequence is a window from Aspergillus puulaauensis MK2 DNA, chromosome 6, nearly complete sequence. Protein-coding genes within it:
- a CDS encoding NAD(P)/FAD-dependent oxidoreductase (COG:E;~EggNog:ENOG410PK56;~InterPro:IPR006076,IPR036188;~PFAM:PF01266,PF00070;~go_function: GO:0016491 - oxidoreductase activity [Evidence IEA];~go_process: GO:0055114 - oxidation-reduction process [Evidence IEA]), whose product is MQEKKSVAIIGAGIFGLSLAVALRDKGHKVTVFDRAQYDANGYDPAADDVQAASVDHNKIFRASYGTKLHYQRLAMESREAWMLEDEKRGFSEQDGRWDDRKLFSSSGMLRVQPSDGLGALERETLANMERDGLRDTQFVKSNTEDRDRAARIGWEDKLLDFEIPETSPPATYEAVLDSLAGFVRCSNACAYYQRLAVDKGVEFHFGIEGAVEALVKSKHGSGSESIKVTGVKTKASKAYNADVVVVAAGSFSTQILPDLSYHLESSAGSIAALKIDPADKGLWDKYSPERFPVMTWKSVPRDRSGKDTGSIYVLPRTPEGLVKIGYRGIKFTNFQSAPANTPFTQDGQWSVPLPPEECSKLHESAIYAIKQFVSIFLPEFHGVPFDFTKLCWYTDSLDNSFVIDYVPDYADNSVFVCTGGSGHGAKFLPILGQHAADILEHGDKSTSYMRPFWRWRPDAPRRNGLEEGPDGPRNLKRG
- a CDS encoding uncharacterized protein (COG:G;~EggNog:ENOG410QD9P;~InterPro:IPR020846,IPR011701,IPR036259;~PFAM:PF07690;~TransMembrane:12 (i25-54o66-86i98-116o122-142i154-174o186-206i227-251o263-282i294-313o319-341i353-373o385-408i);~go_function: GO:0022857 - transmembrane transporter activity [Evidence IEA];~go_process: GO:0055085 - transmembrane transport [Evidence IEA]) gives rise to the protein MSRSRVEKARSSEIAPADDFPEGGYGWICVLCIFLINAHTWGINSAYGVILAFYLSSDQFPGTPAIVYALVSGLSISCALLIAPLITSLPPWIPTRVFIVLGVILSTASMVSASFVTASWQLFLSQGICFGFGMSCLFITTVGIPNQWFSKRRGIANGIVAAGSGTGGLIYSLATNRMIQTLGFRWAFRVLGIVSFAVNLVCGMLVRERKVSRKKRIQIRLSLLREPRYLLFLAWGSLSVLGYISLLFSLASYARAIGLSSDTGSLASALLNLGQALGRPLVGALSDRFGRIRVPAVATALCGLFCMVFWPLTTQKGSLFAFSILAGMEAGTIWAAAPAIAAELVALQEVGGALAIFWLVCVPPGTVAEVIALELRNPSSIQGPYFPVQMFTGAVYLVAGGALAVLVLRGQRGSTVHTI
- a CDS encoding uncharacterized protein (COG:S;~EggNog:ENOG410PNMJ;~InterPro:IPR036864,IPR007219,IPR001138;~PFAM:PF00172;~go_function: GO:0000981 - DNA-binding transcription factor activity, RNA polymerase II-specific [Evidence IEA];~go_function: GO:0003677 - DNA binding [Evidence IEA];~go_function: GO:0008270 - zinc ion binding [Evidence IEA];~go_process: GO:0006351 - transcription, DNA-templated [Evidence IEA];~go_process: GO:0006355 - regulation of transcription, DNA-templated [Evidence IEA]), whose translation is MSDTASAYACGPCRAAKVGCDKSRPHCMRCLRRGLDCCYAPKPASLCRNSGRATSNSSRSLSINTQSRLASHSPRTNSESKSPTSLVQKRNRVPKACLRCRQLKIKCDRQQPCSRCIKANGGRDCHYPRPTTEPDKEFVPLWKQTFHSGIHWSGLVQNIQSLLKHRRWAESQEQADQHVTFSSVDNIFGNIGPLSSAPRRTLLSYIPPRDVAESFIAQYLDSVEPYHQILHVPTFKEELEVFWSKPGTVGDGWLAQLFAILALGCQLHCTPASTNSNKGISPDRLFEGAQACLQRTPFMIRPQLMSIRALCLFVIFKQTKVMMTCVECDALWPATGLIVRLAVLLGLHSTDSAQHPQFESSETTIRNRLWAAVILLDLRQSLAAGMPIIPPSRDLIAEPLFTIHQQTPAPGTDLVFPLVLYDILPQIFRILELATSPQVTLAYSQVASYDRQIRALLKYHESSFLTYEHEHEHEHEQDEQVAVNARFQWTMTNVFFRRVLLALHSRLYQEPDAPTRYPVSYWSSLECSIALLSTQRELWDTSSSPSPSVSDLEAKTAAFLARLFIQDFFLAVVTICFHLVQEQAPLVSGNGLWCQGHARRTILELLRSCRDIWGVERGAPVCHGRSFRMIDGMVRFLESGSGSGLGSGSRGSGSASDDWEDEVGVEVVRCTCAKEGCEVFSLEQWVDGFAGY
- a CDS encoding uncharacterized protein (COG:S;~EggNog:ENOG410Q1M7;~TransMembrane:1 (o171-196i)); this translates as MSDFDTSPPVGFYLRHNGTCADNQIQCSSEPQWSDSYGEWFNCCPEGTFCVDNTCCPSTSGCKEAIESDPHCANNQTWDLYSQGGGYFCCEHGTIGYVNSGLMVGNSKASGVACAEHWMQGDNYDVLTAEAKGTPTPSSTPSASASASSSPTATETGSTDSGSDSSKRTAIIGGVVGGVVGGLAGIALIIALVWMLKRRRRKQAQGATALPDGAEGSVPGTTVPANEYKGAFGELPDTHVRSELSGSPNGMAHELPAETSR
- a CDS encoding uncharacterized protein (COG:Q;~EggNog:ENOG410PK1A;~InterPro:IPR001128,IPR002397,IPR017972,IPR036396;~PFAM:PF00067;~TransMembrane:1 (o20-40i);~go_function: GO:0005506 - iron ion binding [Evidence IEA];~go_function: GO:0016705 - oxidoreductase activity, acting on paired donors, with incorporation or reduction of molecular oxygen [Evidence IEA];~go_function: GO:0020037 - heme binding [Evidence IEA];~go_process: GO:0055114 - oxidation-reduction process [Evidence IEA]) encodes the protein MDSPMYNISESWSKPTMTNAGTGWAAWQYVVTILLGVVVYDQVMYIWRKGSIAGPAFKIPLMGPFIQALHPRFESYLEQWASGPLSCVSIFHKFVVLASDRDLAHKVFKSPTYAEPCIVPMAKEILGHKAWVFLQGKAHTEYRRGLAPLFTNKAISTYLPAQERVLAHYFDKFVTASAANSLRPMAFMTLFREINCALSIRTFFGEYISQDAVKKIADDFYLATAALELVNVPLSIYIPYTKPWLGKRTANAVHAEFAKAAAACKANMATGAEPTCIVDHWVLHMMESARYHEALAAGDGKTEIPKPPNLIREFTNTEISETLFTFLFASQDASSSATTWLFQILAQRPDVLTKLRAENLAARNGDRFKPFDLPMLENLPYTAAVIKELLRHRPPVIFVPYLATKPFPITQSYTVPKGAMIIPSCYPALHDPAAYPNPDVFDPDRWITGDAEKQTKNWLVFGAGPHDCLARRYVPLSMAGMIGKAALELDWEHVPTERSEEIRVFATLFPMDGCQLVFTRRE